In Deinococcus maricopensis DSM 21211, one genomic interval encodes:
- a CDS encoding FHA domain-containing serine/threonine-protein kinase, translated as MKEGKLFHQFQLHRLLGEGWLGEVYAATDLDENREVAVRILADANAAQSHLVLHLERLLRKVADLRHRHILPVQPLEEREHRVFHAMTLAERGSVRQILQFQARSGQPLDLLVTLDIARQAAEALAFAHTADLMHGNLKPENLLLQPGRALLGREGYTVQVADFGLAELRAASYGTHDRVIVNALTYMSPEQCRGERHDTRTDLYALGVILYELVTGMVPFETRDAADALEKHQHVAPTQPSKLRRDLPGDVEEIILTCLAKRPEDRYADARELHDALQHAMNRMMPSGPEPTVRLPTLPALPAAPRVNAPLEPLRAPRLLVFDERHELLLEQPFTDASSNFTIGRAPGNTVVLDHAGVSRHHLSVEFDHGKPYITELNATNGTMMDGLPLSPMTRAAWPYGTMLYLRPYWLVMQAPQHTGTPPRIVVQPEVSELTLVPGQAHTLNVTLANTGPTVDHFRLSLDGVPEHWVTNAHHEVQLNPGMRTQAQLHLLVPRKSDSTAKTYDTTVLARSRENTSQFGRAPLRVTVTPFFDTRLTMTPRVRRAWRRTHYTLRVENHGNTPVRYTPNINDNEEAVRLLPQAGEVLRIPTSGRLQDAVNIQAASAGMLSRLRSGLGKITIDQPRADQLVNPGSNYEERLNVRLPLKWVGVTSHRTLHVDVDADLHEPGHVDADLHHNPFIPLWLLPILLALLALLAWWLSRPPTITRFDLATTGTLPAGQPFKLAWETSGARSVEIRELPGQKLARDGTVTVPGLQEPRTYTIVARGWFTQTQKERTVTPKLPAPIIQQFEATPPTAPSGSTVSVRWNVLNAKTVNIEPFGTVPAKGKQPFKVTQDTVFRLVAQNGDESVTKSRTVRVLGPQIRTFKPSIEAVKKGESITLTWDVANATTVTIDPLGTVPARGSRVLQPQQNTTYTIEASNGSGAPARAVTAVTVTARPPKITVFNVSPTRVEAGGTVRVRWKTEDAQTVELLTGTGSQTIGPEGELIAPAPVQSTDFTLTATNAEAIAVTRSQPLTVVPKPVVTPPPPPAGGGTTGATNGGSAGTGTGSVTPPPAKPLKVVYFKATPNTLVGGGNTTLSWQVENAGKIRIQGLRGPNLDGTFPAQGTYPTTVSKTTTFVLLAGDPKKPVKASAKVIVTPRPINVVRFETTTPTLTGKGTANLRWEVTGVNSIRIQGVRGPNVDGSFPNKSATTVPVSKTTTFVLLAGDPKQPKKATTVVTVKARPVVINSFRASPTSIVGQGTATLSWSVSGVNSVRIQGVRGTNNDGSFPAAGSFAVPVSKTTTFILLAGDPKQPARSTATVLVTRPASTPNTGTVTPPANPPANTIRIVDFSANPPSVRAGETTTLTWNVQGVARIRISGATSPTGGNDFPAQGSTTVTVDRTKSFTLSAGTGTNTQRRSQQVRATGSVSSAGSATVTDPGISGVWKHSFGELRLTTSGKRVTGTFISERTDVPGGPVTGTFSNSGTTVTLNATTSTGDPQTAFSFIVQFDENRRTFVGPYTFRGESERWCGWRPGTTPPTACQ; from the coding sequence ATGAAAGAAGGCAAGCTCTTCCACCAGTTCCAGTTGCACCGCCTGCTCGGCGAAGGGTGGCTCGGGGAGGTGTACGCCGCCACTGACCTCGACGAGAACCGTGAGGTCGCCGTGCGCATCCTCGCGGACGCCAACGCCGCCCAGTCGCACCTGGTCCTGCACCTGGAGCGCTTGCTGCGCAAGGTCGCGGACCTCCGCCACCGGCACATCCTGCCGGTGCAGCCGCTGGAGGAACGCGAGCACCGCGTCTTCCATGCCATGACGCTCGCGGAGCGCGGCTCCGTGCGGCAGATCCTGCAGTTCCAGGCGCGCAGCGGCCAGCCGCTCGACCTGCTCGTCACGCTCGACATCGCCCGCCAGGCGGCCGAGGCGCTCGCGTTCGCGCACACCGCCGACCTGATGCACGGCAACCTCAAACCGGAGAACCTGCTGCTGCAGCCCGGCCGGGCCCTGTTGGGCCGCGAGGGCTACACCGTGCAGGTCGCCGACTTCGGCCTCGCGGAACTGCGCGCCGCCAGCTACGGCACGCACGACCGCGTGATCGTCAACGCCCTCACGTACATGAGCCCGGAGCAGTGCCGCGGTGAGCGGCATGACACCCGCACGGACCTGTACGCGCTCGGCGTGATCCTGTACGAACTGGTGACCGGCATGGTCCCGTTCGAGACGCGCGACGCCGCCGACGCCCTCGAGAAGCACCAGCACGTCGCGCCGACCCAGCCGTCCAAGTTGCGCCGCGACCTGCCCGGCGACGTCGAGGAGATCATCCTCACCTGCCTCGCCAAACGCCCCGAGGACCGCTACGCGGACGCCCGCGAACTGCACGACGCGCTGCAGCACGCCATGAACCGCATGATGCCGAGCGGCCCGGAACCCACCGTGCGCCTCCCGACGCTGCCCGCGCTGCCCGCTGCGCCGCGCGTGAACGCGCCGCTCGAACCGCTGCGCGCGCCGCGCCTGCTGGTGTTCGACGAGCGCCACGAACTGCTGCTGGAGCAACCTTTCACGGACGCCAGCAGCAACTTCACGATTGGCCGCGCGCCCGGCAACACCGTCGTTCTTGACCACGCGGGTGTCAGCCGCCACCACCTCAGCGTCGAGTTCGACCACGGCAAGCCGTATATCACGGAACTGAACGCCACGAACGGCACCATGATGGACGGCCTCCCGCTGTCCCCCATGACGCGCGCCGCGTGGCCGTACGGCACCATGCTGTACCTCCGCCCGTACTGGCTCGTGATGCAGGCGCCACAGCACACCGGCACGCCGCCCCGCATCGTCGTGCAGCCCGAGGTAAGCGAACTCACGCTGGTGCCCGGGCAGGCGCACACCCTGAACGTCACGCTCGCGAACACCGGCCCGACCGTTGACCACTTCCGGCTCAGCCTCGACGGCGTCCCGGAGCACTGGGTCACGAACGCGCACCACGAGGTGCAGCTCAACCCGGGCATGCGCACGCAGGCGCAACTGCACCTGCTGGTGCCGCGCAAGTCCGACAGCACCGCCAAGACGTACGACACCACGGTCCTCGCCCGCAGCCGCGAGAACACCAGCCAGTTCGGTCGCGCGCCGCTGCGCGTCACGGTCACGCCGTTCTTCGACACGCGCCTCACCATGACGCCGCGCGTGCGCCGCGCGTGGCGCCGCACGCACTACACGCTGCGCGTCGAGAACCACGGCAACACGCCCGTCCGGTACACGCCGAACATCAACGACAACGAGGAAGCCGTGCGCCTCCTCCCGCAGGCGGGCGAGGTGCTGCGCATCCCTACCAGCGGACGCCTGCAGGACGCCGTGAACATCCAGGCAGCGAGCGCCGGGATGCTCTCGCGCCTGCGCAGCGGCCTCGGGAAGATCACCATCGACCAGCCGCGCGCGGACCAGCTGGTGAACCCCGGCAGCAACTACGAGGAACGCCTGAACGTCCGCCTGCCGCTGAAGTGGGTGGGCGTCACCTCGCACCGCACGCTGCACGTGGACGTGGACGCCGACCTGCACGAGCCCGGCCACGTGGACGCCGACCTGCACCACAACCCGTTCATTCCGCTGTGGCTCCTGCCGATCCTGCTGGCGCTGCTCGCCCTGCTCGCCTGGTGGCTGTCCCGGCCGCCCACCATCACGCGCTTCGACCTTGCCACGACCGGGACGCTTCCCGCCGGCCAGCCGTTCAAGCTCGCGTGGGAAACGAGTGGCGCCCGCAGCGTCGAAATCCGCGAACTGCCCGGCCAGAAACTCGCGCGTGACGGCACCGTCACGGTCCCCGGCCTGCAGGAGCCCCGCACGTACACCATCGTGGCGCGCGGCTGGTTCACGCAGACGCAGAAAGAACGCACGGTCACGCCGAAACTGCCCGCGCCGATCATTCAGCAGTTTGAGGCGACCCCCCCCACCGCGCCGAGCGGGTCGACCGTGTCGGTGCGCTGGAACGTCCTGAACGCCAAGACCGTGAACATCGAGCCGTTCGGCACGGTGCCCGCCAAAGGCAAGCAGCCGTTCAAGGTCACGCAGGACACCGTCTTCCGGCTGGTCGCGCAGAACGGCGACGAGTCGGTCACGAAGAGCCGCACCGTCCGCGTGCTCGGCCCGCAGATCCGCACCTTCAAACCCAGCATCGAGGCGGTCAAGAAGGGCGAGTCGATCACCCTCACCTGGGACGTCGCGAACGCCACGACCGTCACCATCGACCCGCTCGGCACGGTCCCCGCGCGCGGCTCCCGCGTGCTCCAGCCGCAGCAGAACACCACGTACACCATCGAGGCGTCGAACGGCAGCGGCGCGCCCGCCCGCGCCGTCACCGCCGTGACCGTCACGGCCCGCCCGCCCAAGATCACCGTGTTCAACGTCTCCCCCACCCGCGTCGAGGCGGGCGGCACCGTCCGCGTCCGCTGGAAGACTGAAGACGCGCAGACCGTAGAGCTCCTCACCGGCACCGGCAGCCAGACGATCGGGCCGGAAGGTGAACTCATCGCGCCCGCGCCCGTGCAGTCCACGGACTTCACGCTCACCGCCACCAACGCTGAAGCCATCGCCGTCACCCGCAGCCAACCGCTCACGGTGGTGCCCAAGCCTGTCGTCACGCCGCCCCCGCCGCCCGCCGGTGGCGGCACCACCGGCGCCACGAACGGCGGCAGCGCCGGCACGGGCACCGGCAGCGTGACGCCGCCCCCCGCCAAACCCCTCAAGGTCGTGTACTTCAAAGCGACGCCCAACACCCTCGTCGGCGGCGGAAACACCACCCTCAGCTGGCAGGTCGAGAACGCCGGCAAGATCCGCATTCAGGGACTGCGCGGCCCCAACCTCGACGGGACCTTCCCCGCGCAAGGCACGTACCCCACCACCGTCAGCAAGACCACCACGTTCGTGCTCCTCGCCGGAGACCCGAAGAAACCCGTCAAGGCCAGCGCGAAAGTCATCGTCACGCCACGCCCCATCAACGTCGTCCGCTTCGAAACGACGACGCCCACCCTCACCGGCAAAGGCACCGCGAACCTCCGCTGGGAAGTGACCGGCGTGAACAGCATCCGCATCCAGGGCGTGCGCGGCCCGAACGTCGACGGCAGCTTCCCCAACAAGAGCGCCACCACCGTGCCCGTCAGCAAAACCACCACGTTCGTGCTCCTCGCCGGCGATCCGAAGCAACCCAAGAAAGCCACCACGGTCGTTACCGTCAAGGCGCGCCCCGTCGTGATCAACAGCTTCCGCGCGTCCCCCACCAGCATCGTCGGGCAGGGCACCGCCACGCTCAGCTGGAGCGTCAGCGGCGTGAACAGCGTCCGCATCCAGGGCGTGCGCGGCACCAACAACGACGGCAGCTTCCCCGCCGCCGGCAGCTTCGCCGTGCCGGTCAGCAAGACCACCACATTCATCCTGCTCGCCGGTGACCCCAAACAACCCGCCCGCAGCACCGCCACGGTCCTCGTGACCCGGCCCGCCTCCACGCCCAACACCGGCACGGTCACGCCCCCGGCGAACCCACCCGCGAACACCATCCGCATCGTGGACTTCAGCGCGAACCCGCCGTCCGTCCGCGCCGGCGAAACCACCACCCTGACCTGGAACGTCCAGGGCGTCGCGCGCATCCGCATCAGCGGCGCGACCAGCCCCACCGGCGGCAACGACTTCCCCGCGCAGGGCAGCACCACCGTCACCGTCGACCGCACCAAGTCCTTCACGCTCAGCGCCGGCACCGGCACGAACACCCAACGCCGCAGCCAGCAGGTGCGCGCCACCGGCAGCGTCAGCAGCGCCGGCAGCGCCACCGTCACCGACCCCGGCATCAGCGGCGTCTGGAAGCACAGCTTCGGCGAACTGCGCCTCACCACCAGCGGCAAACGCGTGACCGGCACCTTCATCTCCGAACGCACCGACGTCCCCGGCGGCCCCGTCACCGGCACGTTCTCCAACAGCGGCACCACCGTCACCCTCAACGCCACCACCAGCACCGGCGACCCACAAACCGCCTTCTCATTCATCGTGCAGTTCGACGAAAACCGCCGCACCTTCGTCGGCCCCTACACCTTCCGCGGCGAAAGCGAACGCTGGTGCGGCTGGCGCCCCGGCACCACCCCACCCACCGCCTGCCAATAA
- a CDS encoding VgrG-related protein → MTAQNTITGATSNLFVLFGGGSPDMKLMHALEEVTVESSLHLPDIATITFRDPDVDLIESPAFKLGATVQVKAKVGGNEETVFDGELVEVEPRYTRHNQKLRLRAFDRMHRLARGTHTRSFQNVSDMDLVKKLAGEAGMQAKVGPASFVHPYILQHNQTNLAFLRERAARLGYVLYADGKTLHCEPPTGPDKIELTWGNDLVEFAPRLSSIQQTTRTVVRGWDPKQKRAVVGQADTGNGKVSVGDSSTSEQVAPQAFNMPAPETQSTVIVRDQSYATAIAQAERNRRAEGLIEATGVCGGYPKLTAGTTLTIKNVGKRFEGDYVASSVRHQYRTDRGYFTEFTVSGSRPDTIPALLRASTSGTSANSTATGTTGLMIGIVTNNDDPENQGRVKVKLPALTEQDESDWARVISVGGGPNRGFQYTPEVNDEVLVAFEHGDIHHPYVIGGLWNGQDKPPKPTKEVVKGGKVIQRVMKSRTGHEFIIDDSDDKPHIQLRTKQGHEITLHDDKKKPYVLVKDQSGNEVYIDTKQNLVRVTSKGKLELKAQRGVLIDGGGGNVDVKGVMINLN, encoded by the coding sequence ATGACCGCCCAGAACACCATCACGGGCGCCACGTCCAACCTGTTCGTGCTGTTCGGCGGCGGCAGCCCCGACATGAAACTCATGCACGCCCTCGAGGAAGTCACGGTCGAAAGCAGCCTGCACCTCCCCGACATCGCCACCATCACCTTCCGCGACCCCGACGTCGACCTCATCGAAAGTCCCGCCTTCAAACTCGGCGCGACCGTCCAAGTCAAAGCGAAAGTCGGCGGCAACGAAGAAACCGTCTTCGACGGCGAACTCGTCGAAGTCGAACCGCGCTACACGCGACACAACCAGAAACTCCGCCTGCGCGCCTTCGACCGCATGCACCGCCTCGCGCGCGGCACGCACACCCGGTCCTTCCAGAACGTCAGCGACATGGACCTCGTCAAGAAACTCGCAGGAGAAGCCGGCATGCAAGCCAAAGTCGGCCCCGCCAGCTTCGTGCACCCCTACATCCTCCAGCACAACCAAACCAACCTCGCGTTCCTCCGCGAACGCGCCGCTCGCCTCGGGTACGTCCTGTACGCCGACGGCAAAACCCTCCACTGCGAACCCCCCACCGGCCCCGACAAGATCGAGCTCACCTGGGGCAACGACCTCGTGGAATTCGCGCCGCGCCTCAGCAGCATCCAGCAGACCACCCGCACCGTCGTCCGCGGCTGGGACCCCAAACAGAAACGCGCGGTTGTCGGCCAGGCCGACACCGGCAACGGCAAAGTCAGCGTCGGCGACAGCAGCACCAGCGAACAGGTCGCCCCGCAGGCATTCAACATGCCCGCCCCGGAAACGCAGAGCACCGTCATCGTCCGCGACCAGAGCTACGCCACCGCCATCGCGCAGGCCGAACGCAACCGACGCGCCGAAGGCCTCATCGAAGCGACCGGCGTGTGCGGCGGCTACCCGAAACTCACCGCCGGCACCACCCTCACCATCAAAAACGTCGGCAAACGCTTCGAAGGGGACTACGTCGCCTCCAGCGTCCGCCACCAGTACCGCACGGACCGCGGGTACTTCACGGAATTCACCGTGTCCGGCAGCCGCCCCGACACCATCCCCGCCCTCCTGCGCGCCAGCACCAGCGGCACCAGCGCGAACAGCACCGCCACCGGCACCACCGGCCTGATGATCGGCATCGTCACCAACAACGACGACCCCGAAAACCAGGGCCGCGTCAAAGTGAAACTCCCTGCCCTCACCGAACAGGACGAAAGCGACTGGGCGCGCGTCATCAGCGTCGGCGGCGGCCCAAACCGCGGCTTCCAGTACACCCCCGAAGTGAACGACGAAGTCCTCGTCGCCTTCGAACACGGCGACATTCACCACCCCTACGTCATCGGCGGCCTCTGGAACGGCCAGGACAAACCCCCGAAGCCCACCAAGGAAGTCGTCAAAGGCGGCAAAGTCATCCAGCGCGTCATGAAGTCCCGCACCGGACACGAATTCATCATCGACGACAGCGACGACAAACCGCACATCCAGCTGCGCACCAAACAAGGCCACGAAATCACCCTCCACGACGACAAGAAAAAACCCTACGTCCTCGTGAAGGACCAAAGCGGCAACGAAGTGTACATCGACACGAAACAAAACCTCGTGCGCGTCACCTCCAAAGGCAAACTGGAACTCAAAGCGCAACGCGGCGTCCTGATTGACGGTGGCGGCGGCAACGTCGACGTCAAGGGCGTCATGATCAACCTCAACTGA
- a CDS encoding C39 family peptidase, whose protein sequence is MRLQTKIKYRNQRNNDNDAADGMCNLTSLAMALETVGIGKPSKLPDQSKIPPALKLTQKKFDDMQPEDYLEWVRRVNRYGPRTSEKGIANTAIYMGAEHKRLYSGIIKRQEWEGKIRKHLGRGEGVFFSVDGHIVRLQGMNDKGLIVDDPYGKIKLYKGSGTGNYSWRAYNTRKGEEGPGEDAIWPWGEVESHAMLWVAIVSNTTLTLNSASDISKTDKETLNQKNTDPKKRRLTP, encoded by the coding sequence ATGCGCCTACAAACAAAAATAAAGTATAGAAATCAGAGAAATAACGATAATGATGCAGCAGATGGTATGTGCAACCTAACTTCTTTAGCAATGGCCCTTGAAACTGTTGGCATAGGGAAGCCGAGTAAGTTACCGGACCAATCAAAAATACCTCCAGCTCTAAAACTGACTCAAAAAAAGTTCGATGATATGCAACCAGAGGATTATCTAGAATGGGTCAGAAGAGTAAATCGCTATGGACCGCGTACTTCAGAGAAGGGTATTGCCAATACAGCAATATATATGGGCGCTGAGCACAAAAGGCTATATAGCGGCATTATAAAACGGCAAGAATGGGAAGGAAAAATTCGCAAGCATCTTGGAAGGGGCGAAGGCGTATTCTTTAGCGTAGATGGGCATATCGTTCGATTGCAAGGGATGAACGACAAGGGCCTTATTGTAGATGATCCATATGGAAAAATTAAGCTTTATAAAGGCTCAGGGACGGGGAACTACTCATGGCGAGCTTACAACACACGTAAAGGCGAAGAGGGCCCCGGAGAGGACGCTATATGGCCTTGGGGTGAAGTAGAAAGCCACGCCATGCTATGGGTAGCTATAGTTAGTAACACTACACTAACTCTCAATAGCGCAAGCGATATATCAAAAACAGATAAAGAGACTCTGAATCAAAAAAATACAGATCCCAAAAAAAGACGACTCACCCCCTAA
- a CDS encoding N-acetylmuramidase domain-containing protein yields MVARVYNKNYSTIIKLSQDLGATPEVLVGIISTESQGTAGLDDKMLIRFEVHKFYEGWGSKHPEKFREHFKFNPTQQWLGHKISHDGKNWKVLHPTGSPKDLPLQYEALQLALSLDDSAKEAAYGCLGMGLGQVQGFNAKSLGYKNASDMFSKLSGNEAEQIHSVYMFIKSRPKLLTAVINHDWQKIEKYYNGGGQGGIYATRMSSLAGSLEEVAKAQHIDLKTGRKA; encoded by the coding sequence ATGGTCGCAAGAGTATATAATAAGAACTATTCTACAATAATAAAACTATCTCAGGACCTCGGAGCAACGCCTGAAGTACTCGTAGGCATTATTTCTACAGAAAGCCAAGGTACCGCAGGGCTTGATGATAAGATGCTCATCAGGTTTGAGGTTCATAAATTCTATGAAGGATGGGGGTCAAAGCATCCTGAAAAATTCAGGGAACACTTTAAATTCAATCCTACACAACAATGGTTGGGACACAAGATCAGTCATGATGGAAAAAATTGGAAAGTACTGCATCCAACTGGGTCTCCTAAAGACCTTCCTCTACAATATGAGGCTTTACAACTTGCGCTATCTTTAGATGATTCAGCCAAAGAGGCAGCCTATGGCTGCTTAGGAATGGGACTTGGTCAGGTACAAGGCTTCAATGCCAAAAGTCTAGGCTATAAGAATGCCAGTGACATGTTTAGTAAACTTAGTGGCAATGAGGCAGAACAGATACACAGCGTGTATATGTTCATTAAGTCCCGCCCTAAGTTACTGACTGCAGTCATTAATCATGATTGGCAAAAAATAGAGAAGTATTATAATGGAGGCGGCCAAGGCGGCATTTATGCCACAAGAATGTCTAGCCTTGCAGGATCTTTAGAAGAAGTCGCAAAAGCTCAACATATCGACCTAAAAACAGGTAGGAAGGCTTAA
- the alaS gene encoding alanine--tRNA ligase, translating to MPSPTPRSTAEIREKYLQFFESKGHLRLPSHSLIAPDPTTLFTVAGMQPFKPQFMGSAPKFSGVPGEHRRVTTAQKCIRVGDIENVGRTRRHLSLFEMLGNFSFGDYFKRDAIHWAWEFLTGPEWMGLDASKLYVTIYEDDDEAFGYWTQEIGLDPSHVHRFGADENFWPADAPLKGPNGPCGPCSEIYFDRGPAYGDDSWADYATTRESARFLEIWNLVFPQFDRQDPAADGSPVLADLPFKNIDTGMGLERIASVVQDVPDFYSNDVFKPLVERVAELSGKPYEGEVSVSHRVIAEHVRSVTMTVADGVVLSNTGRGYVIRKILRRASRHAYLLGLREPTLHKLVPLVVEAMGGAYPEVRSEAARVEAAIRSEEERFLRTLESGMGRLDALLGKMERGATLSGEEAFTLYGTYGFPLDLTREIAEEYGVSVDEAGFDKALEADQELARAGSKYGKSELFGVVAEVLGDLPATTFVGYDELEAEGRVLAIVSGGEPLSRLTAGSEAQVVLDRTPMYAEGGGEVGDTGVLTWDGGEAAVLDTRKTPGGVFLHTVEVLHGELSEGAEVRALVNPDRQATERHHTATHLLHAALRAVLGSGVRQAGSLVAPDRLRFDFTHGSALSADEVAQVEALVNRWVTADFPVTWRTMPIDEARASGAMALFGEKYGDEVRVVSVEGGVPFGDTEVASRELCGGAHVTRTGEIGAFVILSDENVAAGVRRVEALAGEAAVRWVRERLGAAGRAASSVNATVDQLPERIAQVQAQLKAAQGEIAGLKRQLAQAQMGGGSAGSQVRELGGFKVAAVRLSGVEGNELRGAADSFLEQTGADVAVVAGDKGLVVKATKDAVGRGAHAGQLIGKLAAAGGGKGGGRPDMAQAGVQDADAALGALDSAF from the coding sequence ATGCCATCACCTACCCCGCGTTCGACAGCTGAAATTCGCGAGAAGTACCTGCAGTTTTTCGAGAGCAAAGGGCACCTGCGGCTGCCGTCGCACAGCTTGATCGCGCCGGACCCTACGACACTCTTCACCGTCGCCGGCATGCAACCCTTCAAACCGCAGTTCATGGGCAGCGCGCCGAAGTTCTCCGGAGTCCCTGGGGAGCATCGGCGCGTCACCACCGCGCAGAAGTGCATCCGCGTGGGCGACATTGAGAACGTGGGGCGCACGCGCCGTCACCTCAGCCTGTTCGAGATGCTGGGGAACTTCAGCTTCGGTGATTACTTCAAGCGTGACGCGATTCACTGGGCGTGGGAGTTCCTCACGGGCCCCGAGTGGATGGGGCTGGATGCCAGCAAGCTGTACGTGACGATCTACGAGGATGACGATGAGGCGTTCGGGTACTGGACGCAGGAGATCGGCCTGGATCCGTCGCACGTGCACCGGTTCGGAGCGGATGAGAACTTCTGGCCTGCGGACGCGCCGCTGAAAGGCCCGAACGGGCCGTGCGGGCCGTGCAGCGAGATTTACTTCGATCGTGGTCCGGCGTATGGGGATGACTCGTGGGCGGATTACGCGACGACGCGGGAGTCCGCGCGGTTCCTGGAGATCTGGAACCTGGTGTTCCCGCAGTTTGATCGTCAGGACCCGGCGGCGGATGGTTCGCCGGTGCTGGCGGACCTGCCGTTCAAGAACATTGATACGGGGATGGGTCTGGAGCGCATCGCCTCGGTGGTGCAGGACGTGCCGGACTTCTACAGCAACGACGTGTTCAAGCCGTTGGTGGAGCGCGTGGCCGAGCTGAGCGGGAAGCCCTACGAGGGTGAGGTGAGCGTGTCGCACCGCGTGATTGCGGAGCACGTGCGCAGCGTGACGATGACGGTTGCGGATGGCGTGGTGCTGAGTAACACGGGGCGTGGGTACGTGATTCGGAAGATCCTGCGCCGTGCGTCGCGGCATGCGTACCTGCTGGGCCTGCGGGAGCCGACGCTGCATAAGTTGGTGCCGCTGGTGGTGGAGGCGATGGGCGGTGCGTACCCGGAGGTGCGCAGCGAGGCGGCGCGCGTGGAGGCCGCGATTCGTTCCGAGGAGGAGCGGTTCCTGCGCACGCTGGAGAGCGGCATGGGCCGCTTGGATGCGCTGCTCGGCAAGATGGAGCGCGGCGCGACGCTTTCCGGTGAGGAGGCGTTCACGCTGTACGGCACGTATGGCTTCCCGCTGGACCTGACGCGCGAGATCGCGGAGGAGTACGGCGTGAGCGTGGACGAGGCCGGCTTTGATAAGGCGCTTGAGGCGGATCAGGAGCTCGCGCGTGCGGGCAGCAAGTACGGGAAGAGCGAGCTGTTTGGCGTGGTCGCGGAGGTGCTGGGTGACCTGCCGGCGACGACGTTCGTGGGGTACGACGAGCTGGAGGCGGAGGGGCGCGTGCTCGCCATCGTGAGTGGCGGGGAGCCACTGTCGCGCCTGACGGCGGGCAGTGAGGCGCAGGTGGTGCTGGACCGCACGCCCATGTACGCGGAGGGTGGCGGCGAGGTCGGCGATACCGGCGTGCTGACGTGGGACGGCGGGGAGGCGGCGGTGCTGGATACACGGAAGACGCCGGGCGGGGTGTTCCTGCACACCGTGGAGGTCCTGCACGGTGAGTTGAGCGAGGGTGCGGAGGTGCGTGCGCTCGTGAACCCGGACCGTCAGGCGACGGAGCGGCATCACACGGCCACGCACCTGCTGCACGCGGCGCTGCGCGCGGTGCTGGGTTCGGGCGTGCGTCAGGCGGGGAGCCTGGTGGCGCCGGATCGCCTGCGGTTCGACTTTACGCACGGCTCGGCGCTGAGTGCGGACGAGGTGGCGCAGGTGGAGGCGCTCGTGAACCGTTGGGTCACGGCGGACTTCCCGGTCACGTGGCGCACCATGCCGATCGATGAGGCGCGCGCGAGTGGCGCGATGGCGTTGTTCGGCGAGAAGTACGGTGATGAGGTGCGCGTCGTGAGTGTGGAGGGCGGCGTGCCGTTCGGCGACACGGAGGTGGCGAGCAGGGAGCTGTGCGGCGGCGCGCACGTGACGCGCACGGGTGAGATCGGCGCGTTCGTGATTCTGAGCGATGAGAACGTCGCGGCGGGCGTGCGCCGCGTAGAGGCCCTCGCGGGCGAGGCGGCGGTGCGCTGGGTGCGGGAGCGTCTGGGCGCGGCGGGTCGCGCGGCGAGCAGCGTGAACGCCACGGTGGATCAGCTGCCGGAGCGGATTGCGCAGGTGCAGGCGCAGCTGAAGGCCGCGCAGGGTGAGATTGCGGGCCTGAAGCGGCAGCTGGCGCAGGCGCAGATGGGCGGCGGGAGTGCTGGCTCGCAGGTGCGTGAGCTGGGCGGCTTCAAGGTCGCGGCGGTGCGCTTGAGTGGCGTGGAGGGGAACGAGCTGCGCGGCGCGGCGGATTCGTTCCTGGAGCAGACGGGCGCGGACGTCGCGGTTGTCGCGGGCGACAAGGGCCTCGTGGTGAAGGCGACGAAGGACGCCGTGGGGCGCGGCGCGCACGCCGGGCAGCTGATCGGGAAGCTCGCGGCGGCGGGCGGCGGCAAGGGCGGTGGCCGCCCGGACATGGCGCAGGCGGGCGTGCAGGATGCCGATGCGGCGCTGGGCGCGCTCGACAGCGCCTTCTAA